A stretch of DNA from Synechococcus sp. PROS-9-1:
CCAAAGGGATGGACCAGATTCAAAGCGATAGCCCTGCCGTTCAAAGCCATGGGCAGCACCGCCTGGCTGACTATGGGCTTCAAGGACCAAAACCTCCTTACCCGCTCGGGCAGTGAGTGCGGCACAGCACAAGCCGCCGATCCCACTGCCGATCACGATCACCTCAGCGCTTTTTGGCATCAATGACTCAACGGTCTTGATTTGGGTCATAGCCAGTCACAGCTGTGATCGCGAAAAACACGTCTCAATCCAAAGATCGGTTGAAATGGTGGAAAGCCGAAAGTCAGTGCCAGAACACCCCCCCCCAGGCCAGCACCAACTTTCCCTATGGCGTCGAACGCCTCCCCTGGTGTTGCCGATGTTGGTGCTGAGCTGCGGGCTTGTTCTGGCTGGAGCTGTTGCCGTGAAAGGGATTCGAACCGCAACAGACACCGTGACCGTGACCGGTGCCAGCACCGAACGGCTTCGTAGCGACTACGCAGATTGGACCGTGACCGTGAGCGGCAATGGTCTCAGCCAGCAGCAGGCCTATCAAAATCTGCAACCCGATTTGAAGCGAGCGCTCGCCTTTCTGCAAGATGCGGGCATTCCAGAAAGCAACACCCAACTCACTGTTTTACGAACTGATCGCAACGACATTCGCAACCGTGTGACCGGGATGCTCACCAATACGGAGTGGACAGCACGTCAATCCATCCACGTTGGCAGCTCAGATGTGGCCTTAATCCGCAAGGCATCGAACTCCATCAGCAACCTGATTGGTGATGGTGTGTCGTTGGCGATTCAGCCACCGGCTTACACCTACACAAAATTGGCTGAAAAGCGCGTTGACATGCTGGCCAAAGCCACTGCCGATGCTCGAGATCGAGCGATTGCGATCGCAGGTGAGGCTGGTTCCGGCATTGGAGCGATTACCAATGCCGACACAGGTACCTTCCAAATCACCGTGCCGAACTCCACCAAAATGGGGAGCTATGGCTCCTATGACACCAGCACCATCGACAAAGACATCACTGCGGTGATGGGAGTGACATTCAGAGTGCAGTGATCGTTCTTCCCTTGATCCTTTTAGGTCTGTCCTGGCTTCAGGAAGGCATCGATCAACTCCTGCTAGGCGGACGATGGAATTTGGCTATGGGGCCTGGCACACCTTGGTGGACCCTGATCACCGCTCCATTCAGCCATGGAGATCTAGGTCACCTGATCGGGAACAGCATTGTTTTTCTACCCCTTAGCTATCTCGTGCTGTTGAAAAGCCTGCGCGGTTATGTGGCGGTTTGGATTGCCGTGATTCTTCTCGAAATTCCGCTCTGGTTGTTTTGGCCTGTGGGCAGCCACGGACTCTCTGGTGTCGTCTATGGACTCCTTGGCTATCTCGTGCTCATCGGATTTCTCGAACGACGACCGATGGCCATCGCTTTGAGCGTGATTGCCGTTGCCTTCTACGGAAGCGCCCTCCCTGGATTGCTGCCTTGGGCTTCACCCGCGGGAGTGAGCTGGATTGGCCATGCGAGTGGATTCATCGCTGGCCTTTTGGCAGCCGGAGCTGTGTCACGTGAGCCCCATCAGTCGTCAGCCTGATCCTCAGCTGATTTGAGAAAGCGACCAGACAATCGAACAGCCAAGACAGAACAAGCCGCTCCATAGCCGATAAATGTGGCCACTTGACCAAAAGATCCCATCTCGTAGACCTCTCCGCTTAACAACACCCAATCAATGAGTGATGAGGCGACACCCCACACAACAACCCAAACCGAAACGTAGAGAATCCCCCTCACGGCGGTGTTCACGGCAGCTCCTTTTGAAAATGCTTGTTCGACCCGACGCTAAGCCAAACGTTCATCAGATAACACCTTCCTCTAATTAAGGAGGCGGCGGCATTGGCATTGGCCTGGTTCTGGCGGCATTAATTCTTGGAGGTGCGCTGGTCTATGCCGTCACAATCTGGTCAAACACGTAGATAAGAATGATCAAAGCGCCCAAAGAAGCAATCCAGAAAGGCGTGTACACCCTTAAAAAAGCCATTCAGCCTGGCTCGTAAGGGTTCAATCCTTGCTGTTCTGATCACGAAGATCAATAGACCCAAGAGTCAAGACTTCATCCCCCTTCCGCCGATTGCTGCTGGCTGTGATGGCGGTACAGGTCGCTATCTCCATCAGTGTTGCTCTCAGATTTCGCTTGGGACTGGGGACGAGATCGCAGCTGAGGGGACTCAACTTCTGAACAATGTTCATCGGAACTCACGCCCTTTTCTTCTCGTGCGATCGCACGCTCATAGGCCGAAGTGACGTCTGTTGAACCGTCGTTACGAACAGATGACATGGCCGCAAAAGCAGTGTGGTCATGATGGCAGTCCTGCAACTCGATGACCATTGCTCAAAAAAGAGCGTGCTGCCCATCTGCTCTGCCGCCTGGATGAGCACTATCCAGATCCACCCATTCCTCTCGATCACAGCGACCCTTTCAGCCTGCTGATCGCTGTGCTCCTTAGCGCGCAGTGCACCGACAAAAAGGTCAATGAAGTGACGCCGGCCTTGTTTGCTGCTGGACCAACTCCAATTGCCATGGCGGCTTTAACAGAAGCAGAGATTTTCCAACACATCCGCCAGCTCGGCCTCGCCAAAACGAAGGCCCGCAACGTGCACAAACTTGCTCACCTGTTGATCACTGTGCATGGGGGAAACGTGCCCAGAAGCTTTGAAGAACTGGAGGCGCTGCCTGGCGTAGGCCACAAAACCGCCAGCGTGGTGATGGCCCAAGCCTTTGGAGTACCGGCCTTCCCTGTGGACACTCACATTCATCGATTAGCGCAGCGCTGGGGGCTCAGCAATGGAGACAGCGTTGAGCGCACCGAAAAGGATTTGAAATCCCTATTCCCCCCAGAGAGCTGGAACAAGCTCCACCTGCAAATCATTTTTTATGGACGCGAGCACTGCACTGCTCGTGGATGCGATGGAACCGTTTGCCCAATGTGCCGCGAGCTGTACCCGAAGCGAAGACAGCCTGTGATTTGGAGAAGGCAATAGCCGCAAGACGGTCCAACGTCAAATCTCTGTTACAGTTCGTTTCAATTGAAACACCACCATGGAACGCACTCCCGCTAACGACACCTGGTTCCAAGGCAAAGCAGCTCGCTCCATTCACGAAGATCAACTCAAGAAGGTTGAACTTTTCAACGGTCGCGCCGCCATGATCGGTTTTGTGATCGGGGTCATTACGGAAGGGCTCACAGGCCAAGGCATCCTTCACCAGATCGGCCTAGGCCCCCTGGTTGATGGCTACGTGAATTGCAGC
This window harbors:
- a CDS encoding rhomboid family intramembrane serine protease, coding for MIVLPLILLGLSWLQEGIDQLLLGGRWNLAMGPGTPWWTLITAPFSHGDLGHLIGNSIVFLPLSYLVLLKSLRGYVAVWIAVILLEIPLWLFWPVGSHGLSGVVYGLLGYLVLIGFLERRPMAIALSVIAVAFYGSALPGLLPWASPAGVSWIGHASGFIAGLLAAGAVSREPHQSSA
- the nth gene encoding endonuclease III; protein product: MLKKERAAHLLCRLDEHYPDPPIPLDHSDPFSLLIAVLLSAQCTDKKVNEVTPALFAAGPTPIAMAALTEAEIFQHIRQLGLAKTKARNVHKLAHLLITVHGGNVPRSFEELEALPGVGHKTASVVMAQAFGVPAFPVDTHIHRLAQRWGLSNGDSVERTEKDLKSLFPPESWNKLHLQIIFYGREHCTARGCDGTVCPMCRELYPKRRQPVIWRRQ
- a CDS encoding high light inducible protein, encoding MERTPANDTWFQGKAARSIHEDQLKKVELFNGRAAMIGFVIGVITEGLTGQGILHQIGLGPLVDGYVNCSAQMLPFCF
- a CDS encoding SIMPL domain-containing protein, with product MLVLSCGLVLAGAVAVKGIRTATDTVTVTGASTERLRSDYADWTVTVSGNGLSQQQAYQNLQPDLKRALAFLQDAGIPESNTQLTVLRTDRNDIRNRVTGMLTNTEWTARQSIHVGSSDVALIRKASNSISNLIGDGVSLAIQPPAYTYTKLAEKRVDMLAKATADARDRAIAIAGEAGSGIGAITNADTGTFQITVPNSTKMGSYGSYDTSTIDKDITAVMGVTFRVQ